TCATGACGCCGAAAGCCGCATCACCCGTGAACTGACCCTGCCGCCTTGTGTGCATCTGTTCGACGGGCGCGCGGGTGTTGTGCAGATTGACAAGGGGCCGCTGCGCATTGCCGTGCACGGGCTTAGTTTTCGTGAACCCAAAGCGCCTGAAAGCCTGCTGCCCAAATACCGCCCCCCTATTGGCGATGCCATCAATATCGGCCTGATGCACACATCCCTGAACGGTGCCGAAGGGCATGACCCTTATGCGCCCTGTGCCCTGTCCGACCTGCACGCAAGCGGGTTTGATTACTGGGCCTTGGGGCATATCCACAAACGCGCTGTCTATCGCGGGGACGCCTGTGTTGTCATGCCGGGCATTCCCCAGGGCCGCGATATTGGCGAGGTGGATGGCGGGTCGGTCACATTGGTCACTGTGGATGATGGCGGTGCCCTGCATCTGGAAGAACGCGGCGTTGCACTGGCGGCCTTCTGCCCGCTGCGTGTGGATGTGACAGGCATTGATCACTGGAACGATCTGTTGGGGGCCATGCGCACCACATTGCAAAACGCACAACACAGCGCCGCCGCCCCCCATCTGGTGGCCCGCCTGCGCCTGACAGGGACCAGCGCCCTTGCACAGCGCCTGCTGCGCGACCGCGACATCGCACTGGCCGAGGCACAGGAACAGGCCCGCGCCATAGGCCAGACTTGGGTTGAAAAGCTGGTCCTTGATCTGGGGCACACCACATCCGTGTCGGGCGAGCTGGCACAGCTTGCCGCCCTGATCGATGATGAATTTCGCTATTCAGACAGTTTCACCACTGCGCTGGAAGATATGCGCGCCACGCTGCAAGCCGCACTGCCCCCTGACCCCGCCTTGCGCGCAGCGTTCGACCAGTTGGACCCCGCCCTGATTGATGACGGTTTGGCGCAGGTTCTGGCCCGTCTGGCGGGCGCACGCTGATGCGTCTTGAAGAACTGGGCCTGACCGCATACGGCCATTTCACCGATGCGAAACTGTCCCTGCCGGAACCGGCCAGCGGCGCGCCTGATCTGCATATCGTTTTCGGCCCGAACGAGGCTGGCAAATCCACCCTTCTGGCGGCTTGGCTGGACCTGCTGTTCGGCTTCCCCAACCAGACGCAATATGATTTCCTGCATGAAAAACGCGCGCTGCGCGTGCAGGCACAATTGCGCGACGTATCGGGCAACGCCTATGCGCTGGCGCGGATCAAGGGGAATGTGAACACATTGCTGGATGCGGCAACCGACCAGCCGGTGGCCGAATCCGTGCTGGCAAGCCTGTTGGGCGGGCTGGACCGCGCCAGCTACACCACCATGTTTTCGCTGGACGACGCCACATTGGTCAAGGGCGGCGACAGCATTCTGGCCAGCGAGGGGGATCTGGGCCAGCTTCTGTTTCAGGCAACCGCAGGGCTGGCCGAATTGGGCGAGCGTTTGCGCGAATTGCGCACGCAATCGGATGAATGGTTTCGCCCCCGCGCGCGCAAAACCCAGCTTCACGCGCATCGCGACCGCCTGAAACAGCTTATCGAGGACCGCAAGGCCGTGGATCTTCAGGTCAGCGCGTGGCGCAAACTGTGTGAAGACGCGCAAACCGCTGATCAATCCTATCAGCGCGCATTGAGCGCGCGCGCGCAGACGCAAACCTTGCATGATGCGCTGGCCCGCGATCTGGCGGCCCTGCCTATTCTGGCACGACTACAGCGCGAGGACGCGGCGCTGTCCACCCTGCCAGACCCTGCGCCGCTGCCTGCCGAGTGGCTGACCAACCTGCCCGGATGGCAGCGCGAACACACCAGCCTGGCGGCCCTGATACCGCAGGCGCAAGCCGCCCTTGCCGATGCCGAACACGCGCTGGACGGGCTTGATCCCGACACCGCCGCGCTGCGCCATGCGCCAGATCTGGACAGGCTGCAAGCGCGCTTCGGCGTCATTGACCAGCAGCAGGATGACTTGCCCAAGCGCCTGTCCCAACGCGACAACCTGCAAGCCCGGATTGCGCAGGTCATCGCCGATCTTGGGCTGGACGGGGAACAGGACGCAGCGCCCCTTGCAGCACCTGTGCGCGACGCCCTGTCCGCGCTGATCGAGCAGGACAGCGACCTGTCGCGTCGTGCCCAGACTGCCAGTCAGGAACTGGCGCAGGCCAAGGAAGCCCTTCAGGAATTGTCGGGCAATGATGCGGTCGCCCTGCCCGATGATGACCAGCTTCAGGCGCAACAGCACCTGCAAACGCTGCTGCCCGAATTGCGTGCCAAAGACCCTTTGCGCGCCCATGCAGATGCCAAAGCGGCTTGGGACAGCGCGCGTGTGACCTGCGCGCATGCCTTTGCCGCGCTGTGGCCATGGCAGGGCACGCCGGACGCGCTGCGCAATATCGACCTGCCCGCGCCCGATGCCCTGCGCGCGCTTGGCGCACGGATCGCGGACGCCGAAGGCAACGTGCGTGCGGCAGAGGGCGAGATCCGCCGCCTGCAAACCCTTGTGGCCCGCGCGCAAGGGGCGCTGGGGGAGTGCACCTCGCCAACACAAGACATGCTGGACGCCGCACGCGATTTGCGCGACCGGCTTTGGGCGGCCCATCTGCACAAAATGACTGAGGCCACAGCCCGCGAATTTGCCACCGCCATGGCCGCCCATGATGCGCAAACCAGACAGATGATCGATGCCGCCCGCATGGCCGAACGGCTGGAGCAGTTGCGCACCCATCAAGCCGAACTGGCGCAGGCGCTGGACCATAAGGCACAGGCTGACGCGGCACTTGCGGGGCTGCTGGAACAGGTCGCAGCCCTTTGGGCACGGGTGCTTGCACAAGACAGCACCGCGCGTTCTGTCACCGACCTTCTTGCATGGCAGGACCAGCGCAGCAAAGCGCTGCAAGACGCGCAAGCCCAAGCGCAGGCGCGCCTGCATCTGGATGATTGCACAGCGCGGCTGGCGCAGGCCCATGACAGCCTGAGCCACGCCATTCACGCCATGGGAGAGAGCCCTGCCAGTGAAACCGATTTCACCATGCTGCTTGCACAGGCCGAGGGGCTGAACGCCAATGCCGCCCGCCTGAGTGCGCGCCGGGCAGCCCTAAGCCGCGCGCAGGCCGAGTTGAAGCGCAGGCAAAACGCACTGGATCAGGTGCAGGCCGACCGTGCAGACTGGCAGACACGCTGGACGGCACAACTGGCGCAGACATGGATCGCGCAGACCGCGCCCGTGCCGCAGGTGCGCGCCATCCTAAAGGCGCTGGACACACTGGCGCCCTTGCGCAGTGAATTGCGCGATCTGACGCACCGCATTGACGCCATCCGCAAGGATGAACGCGCCTTTTGCGACCAACTGGCGACGCTGGCGCAGGACATGGACATGCCGCCCCATCCCGACCCGCGCGTGCTTTGGCCGCAGCTGCGCGACAGGCTGCGCCGCGCGCAAGACATGGCGGAACACCGCCAACGCCTGCGTCAGGCCCGCGATACGGCACGCGCGGATCTTGATGCGCTGATGCGCCGTGCGCGCGCGCTGGATGATGCGACACAGGCGTTGCGCGCGCAATTTGACACCGCGTCACTGGACTTGATTGCCGAACAGATGGCCGCCATCAGGCAGGCCAATGACGCAGCCGCCCGCGTGGCAGACACGCGCCACGAACTGCAACGCCACCTGCACAGCGATGACCTGTCCGCTGAAATCACGCGTTTGCAGGGACTTGATCCCCAAGCCATGACGGTGGAACGCGACACGCTTGCCGCAACCCTGAAGGCGCAGGATCAGGCGCAGCGCGAAGCCTATGCGCAACTGGCCGCCGCCCAGACGGAACTCGACAGTGTCGGGCTGGATGATGCCGCCGCCCGTCTGGACGAAGAACGCCAGACCCTGATTTTGCAGATCACGGACGAGGCGCGTGACTATCTGGCGCGGCAGGCCGGTATTCTGGCCGTGGAACAGGCGCTGCGGCGCTACCGCGACACGCACCGCTCAACCATGATGGACCGCGCGGGCCATGCGTTTTCGGCCCTGACCTGCGGGCGCTACAAGGGCTTGTCGACCCGCCCTGACGGGGCGCGGGAATTGCTGATTGCACGCGATGCGCGCGGGGCGGCAAAACCTGTGGACACCTTGTCCAAGGGCACCAGTTTCCAGCTATATCTGGCGCTGCGGATTGCGGGCTATCTGGAACTTGCCGGCAGCCGCCCCATGGTGCCCTTCATTGCCGATGATATTATGGAAAGTTTTGACGACGAGCGATCGGCCGCAACCTTCCGGCTGCTGGGCGATATGGCGCATAAGGGACAGGTGATCTACCTGACCCACCACGCGCATCTGTGCGACATTGCGAAGCGCGCCTGTCCTGACGCGCAAATACACGACATGCGCAATCTTTTGGGATGAGGGGGGGGACATTGGGGGTGATTGAAAGGCGCGGAGCAAAGGACGCAGCCCGCCGCGCCATCGGCGGGCCGTCCTGCGGCCCGACCTATGGCGCGGCTATATCTACACACCGAACGTCCCCTTGAGGCCAGTCCTGACCAGCCAGACCGCTCAAGTGAACTGAACACATCAAAGAAACAGGCGCGGGTTGTCGCCCATATCCAGCCCTGCAAAGACATGCCGTTCAATGGCCGATACCGGCAGGCCGAACAGTTCATGCATCGCCCATGCCGGATAGGCGCGAATATCGCTTAGCGGCATCAGGTCGCGCCCGGCATACAGGTCTTGATCCCCCAGCCCCGGCCAGCCGCCGATTGCACGCTGCCCGCGCAACGCACCGCCTGCCAGCAACAGCGCCCCGCCTGTGCCATGGTCCGTGCCGCGCGCGCCGTTTTCGCGCGCCGTGCGCCCGAATTCCGTCATGGCCATCACCGTGGTTTCGCCCCATGCATCGCCCAGCCCGTCACGCAGGGCCAGAATGGCATCCTGCAACCGCCCCAATGCGGGCAACAGCGCGCGGTGCTGGTCGCGATGGGTGTCCCAGCCGGTCAGTGAAAAACTGGCAATGCGCGATTCTGCCAGCAATTGCTGCGCGATATAGCGGCCAAGCCCTGCGGCATCGCCCCCTGCGGGCATATCGTCTTCATCATCATCAGCGCCGGGGGTCGTCATTTCCAGCGCGATCTGGCCCGCCTGTGCAAATAGCGGGTCATTGTCGAACAGATAGGACAGCAACAGGCGGTTCTGCGGGCTTAGGTCCAGATCGGTGCCCGGCGACCATTGGGTGATCGCGGCCTGCCCTTCGAGGATCAGCATGCGTTCGCGCCCCACCGCGAAGGCGGTGCGCGCCTGCGCACCGGGCAGTTGCGCAACCAGCCGGTTCAGCCAGCCATCGCGCCGCAAGGCGGACGGAAGAACACCAGCCGTGCCCGCTTCCAGATGGTCCTGCCCGTCGAAATGGCTGCGCTGGTCGCGATACAAGGTTGACGTTGCGGGCACAAACCCCATCTCGCCCGCGTGCCACAATGGCATCAATCCCGACAGGGCCGGATGCAGCGCAAAGAAATTATCCAGCGGCAGGGGCGTGTTTTCCCGCGCCAGATGGGGGCGCAATGCGGCCAGATGCGGATCGCCCAAGGGTCGGAACACATCCAGCCCGTCCATGGCCCCGCGCAGCACAATGACAACCAGACGGCGCTCGCCGGGGATGGCGGCAAAGGACACAGGCGTCAGCATCGGGCTGGCCGCCGCCGTGCACCCCAGTGCCAGCGCACGGGTCAGAAGCTGGCGGCGATTCATCCGGTCGGCCATGATGTGCCCCTTTGCGTCATCTGCGGTTGAACCCGGGCGAGGCCAGAATAAGCCCGATCCCCTGTGCGCGCGTTTCGGCCCCCCGCGCCGCGCGGCGCAGTGCATCTGACGCCGCATCGCCAAGCGCCACATCCACGAATGCACGCGGGTCCGGCCCGTCCGGCCAGCGCTGCACCAGCGCTGTGACCCAGCCAATGCGCGCCGCAAGCGCCTGAGGGGTGACCCAGTAGGCCGCGCCATCATCATGCCCTGCGGGGCTTGGCACGGATTCAAATTCCTCGCCCATCTGCTGCAACGGTTCCGCCAGTTCCAGCCGTGTGCGCCGTGATGGCAGTGCCAGAAACCCGTCGCGCGGGATATTCAGCGCGCGTATCGCCGCCGCCATCAGTTCCACCGGCGCGCGGGTTTTGGCCATCGGGTTTTCCCATGCAGCAGGGTGTTCCAGAAGCGCGCGACAGGTCACCATCAGATCCCCCCCGCTTTGGGAAAACGCAGCCGCGACATGTGCAACAAGCCGGGGGTCGGGGGTATCGGCCACGAAATGCCGCGCCAGTTTGCGCGCAATATGGGTGGCCGTGTCGGGGTGGCGGGCCAGATCGTCAAGGGCTTGCGTGATATGGTCCAGCCGCGTCAGGCGTGCCCCGTAGCGCTGGCCCAGAACCTCGATAATGCCCGGCTCTGCGATGCGGCTGTCGAACAGGAATTCGTTTTGCGGGTTTATGGTCACCCCCGTCAGCAACAGAGCAAACTTGCTGACATCTGCCTGTGTGTAGGTCGATGACGTGCCCAGCGTGTGCAGTTCCAGAAGTTCGCGGGCAAGGTTTTCATTCACCCCGCGCCCCTGCCGCCTGCCCACTGCGCTGTTTGGCCCGACCGAGCGGAACTGGTCCAGATAGACCAGCATGACCGGATGCAGCACCGCCGCGCGCAACATTTCGGAAAAACGGCCCGTGACATGGGGCCTGATGGCGTCATGGATATAGGCGCTGCGCGTGCGCAGCAACGTCCCGCCCATACCCTTCGTGGCGAAATGATTGGCCCAGAACCGCGTAAGGCGTTCATGAAACCCGGTTCCCGCATAGGCGAGTTCGGCAATGGCATGGCGCAGATCGGAAAAACTGGCATCGCGCAGGGCCTGATGCGCACCCTCGAACGCAGCGCGGTCTGCGGGCGCGGCGGTTGCCTCGCGGCTGGCGCGCAGCAGGGTGGCGCGCTTTTGCAGCAGGTTCAGGCGTGCGGCCCATGGTTGGGGCGGGAAGCTGGGTCGCGCTTCCGCACTCAGGCTGGCATACAACGCGTCGGCGTCAACGGGCGCGGGGATGTTCGGTGACAACCCTGCCCCGAACCGGATTGCCGCCATTGTCGGAACCGACACCATTTCCGCCCCATCTGCCAAGTTGCAAGGCGCAGTATTTCATGCATTCGCAAGCACGACAAATCACGTTCACCAGCATGGCGCAATAATGTTTCCAATCGTCATCCGGCACGCCGTCCAGTTGCGCGATCAGGTCGTGGGGAAATGGTCCGTTTGGGGAATGTGCTGGCCTTTTGCTGTCATTGGTGATGCACAAGGCGCGGAACAAGGCCGCAGGCCGCCGCGCCATCGGTGGGCCATCCCGGGGCCTGCCGATTTCGCTGATGGTGATTCAATCCTTTGAAGACAGGAGTATGCCGCCTGCATAAAGTGAACTTCACCAACGCCGGACCGGCAGACCCCGGCCCACCGCTGGCGCGGGCTTTGTCCAAGTGTGAAGGGCAGCAAAAAGCCAAAAACCGACCGGCCTTGCCCGTTCAGTCTGCTATGATCATCGCCTAGGCCGACAACCCCTTCGCGCCCATATTCAGGAACTTCTGGCGGCGTTCTTGCTTCAGGGTGGCGGCATCCTTGCTTGCAAGCTCGTCCAGCATGGCATTCAGGGCTGAACCAACGCCCTTGATCATGGCATCACGGTCGCGCTGTGCGCCCCCCAAAGGTTCGGGGATGATGCGATCAATCACGTCCAGCTTTTTCAGATCCTGCGCGGTCAGGCGCAACGCCTCGGCGGCCTCGCGCATTTTCTCGGCATCTTTCCACAAGATGGATGCGCAGCCCTCGGGGCTGATCACCGAATAGACGGAATGCTCCAGCATGGCGATGCGGTTTGCAGTTGCAAACGCCACGGCCCCGCCAGACCCGCCTTCACCAATGATCACGGACACCAGCGGCACCCCAAGATTCAGGCATTTTTGCGTGCAGCGCGCAATCGCTTCGGCCTGACCGCGTTCTTCGGCCCCTTTGCCCGGATAGGCACCGGGCGTGTCCACCAAGGTGACAACGGGCAGGCCAAAGCGGTCGGCAATATCCATCAGGCGCATGGCCTTGCGATACCCTTCGGGGCGGGCCATGCCGAAATTTCGACGCAGCCTGCTTTGGGTGTCATGGCCCTTTTCCTGTCCGATCACCACGACCGCACGCCCCTTCAGGCGTGCCAGCCCCCCAATGACGGCTTCATCTTCGGCAAATCCGCGATCCCCTGCCAGCGACGTGAATTCGTCAAACAGCGTGTCGACATATTCCTTGCAATGGGGCCTGTCAGGATGGCGCGCAACCTGACATTTGCGCCATGGCGACAGGTTTTTATACAGATCAACCAGCAGCTTTCGTGCCTTCTGGTCCAGCGCCGCAGCTTCCTTGGCGACATCGGTTTCGGGGTTGGCCGCAGCCATGGACCGCAATTCCGTTGCTTTGCCTTCAATCTCGGCCAGCGGTTTTTCGAATTCCAGATAATTCATCAACCATTCCACTCGCAGTTTGGGGGGTTATGCGTCAGCAGGACACGATTTGCAATCTGGAAGCTCGGGATTCCGCATGCCCGCGAACGGCCTGTCAGTCCTCTTCCTGTTCCCCGAACTGAAGTGCATATAGCCGCGCGTAGGCCTCGCCAAGGGCCAGTAATTCTTCATGACTGCCCTGTTCGATCACGCGCCCGCTGTCCATGACCACAATCTTGTCTGCATTGCGAATCGTGGACAGACGGTGCGCAATAACAATCGTTGTCCGCCCGGCCGCCAGCTTTGTCAGGGCGTCCTGAATGAAGGCTTCGGATTTCGCGTCCAGTGCGCTGGTGGCTTCGTCCAGCAGCAAGACCGGCGCGTCGCGCAGCAATGCGCGGGCAATCGCAACCCGCTGACGTTGCCCGCCCGACAAGGACGAACCGCGCGGCCCTGCCAGCGATTCCGCCCCATTGGGCAACAGCGGCAAGAAGTCGTCCACATGGGCCGCATTCAGCGCTTTACCAAGCGCTTCTTCGCTGACGCCTTCGGCGCCCATGGTCACATTGTCGCGGATCGTGTCGTTGAACAGGGCCGTATCCTGACTGACCACGGCAAAATACGCCCGCAATTCAACCAGATCCATTTTCCGAATGTCCTGACCACCCAGCAGGACCTGCCCAGACGCGACATCTGCAAGGCGGGCCAGCATAACGAAAACGGTGGATTTCCCTGCCCCTGACGGCCCGACAATCGCGGTAGTCTTGCCTGCCTCGGCAGTGAATGACAGCCCGCGCAATACGGGTTCGTCATCATACGCAAACTCCACATTCTGTAAGGTGACGGACGCCTGTTCGCGCGGGGGCAAGGGTGTGCGCGGCGCAGGCGGGTTGGTCACTTTGGGCCGGACCTGCAACAACTCATAAGTCCGTTCCAGCGACGCAAGCATGGATTGCCACGCAGCACTTAGGGCTGAAAAACGGCGCATCGGGTCGAACAACAAGCCCAGCGCCGTGAAGAAGGACATAAACTGCCCGACCGTGCGCGTGCCTTCGATGATCTGCATCCCGCCATAGATCAGCACCAGCGCAAACCCGATGGCCGCGCCGAAATCCATAAGGGTGGGCACCGCCGCATGCCCGATTGCAGCGCGCGATGCCTTGCGCCGGTAATCGCGCATCACGATGCTGAACCGTGACAGTTCGCGGTCTTCCGTGCCGGATAATTGAACGGTTGAAACCCCGTGAAACGCTTCATTCAGGCGATTCGAGGTTTCGGCGGCTGCCTTGCGCGATTCCGAGCTGCGACGCCGGATAAGGCGCTGAAGCCACAGCAGCGGCAGCACCAGAACGGGAATTGCGCCCAATGCGACCAGCGTCCAGAGCCAATCGGTCCACAGCGCAACACCAAACAGCACAATCACCGCGGCCCCATCGCGCCCGACCCCTGTGATCATTCCCTTGAACAGGTTACCAACAGGGCCTGAATCGCCGCGGACCCGTTCAATCAGAATACCCGGGGGATTGCGCTTGTAAAAGCTCATATCCAGCCGCAGCAAATGGGACATAAGGATGGTCTGCACTTCGGCCACCGCCCATTCTGACTGCTTGATCATGATGACCTTATGGATAAAGCGCGACATGCCGCGCCCGAAAAACACAGCGGCCATTCCCATTGCCACCAGATACAGGCTGCTGCGGTCCCCTGCGATCATCACATCATCGAACATCGGTCGGATAAGATAGCTGAATGCCCCCAGCATCAGCGCTTCGACAACCATGAATAAAACCGCCAGTCCAATGAACCACAATCTGGGGTGCACGAATGTGCGCCACAGCCAGGCTGCAATTTCATAGTCATTGCGGCGTTGGAATTGACGTTTACTGGTTTTTTGTTGCTTGGCCACGATATGTCGACTTCCGGCTGTTTCGGGCGCCAGCAATATCTGCTTTCGCCACGCTTAGAAACCCCGGATTTGCGCTGGCCCGCTGCGCCCCTTGTCAGGTAGTGCTGAAGATTTCGCGGATCAATCCGCGACCAGCAT
Above is a window of Roseinatronobacter sp. S2 DNA encoding:
- a CDS encoding DNA repair exonuclease produces the protein MAFRFIHTADLHLDSPMRSLALRDPDLAGLIAGATRTALRNIIDLCLSEQVDALLISGDLYDGSQTSMKTARFLAAELARLNDAGIRAFIIRGNHDAESRITRELTLPPCVHLFDGRAGVVQIDKGPLRIAVHGLSFREPKAPESLLPKYRPPIGDAINIGLMHTSLNGAEGHDPYAPCALSDLHASGFDYWALGHIHKRAVYRGDACVVMPGIPQGRDIGEVDGGSVTLVTVDDGGALHLEERGVALAAFCPLRVDVTGIDHWNDLLGAMRTTLQNAQHSAAAPHLVARLRLTGTSALAQRLLRDRDIALAEAQEQARAIGQTWVEKLVLDLGHTTSVSGELAQLAALIDDEFRYSDSFTTALEDMRATLQAALPPDPALRAAFDQLDPALIDDGLAQVLARLAGAR
- a CDS encoding YhaN family protein: MRLEELGLTAYGHFTDAKLSLPEPASGAPDLHIVFGPNEAGKSTLLAAWLDLLFGFPNQTQYDFLHEKRALRVQAQLRDVSGNAYALARIKGNVNTLLDAATDQPVAESVLASLLGGLDRASYTTMFSLDDATLVKGGDSILASEGDLGQLLFQATAGLAELGERLRELRTQSDEWFRPRARKTQLHAHRDRLKQLIEDRKAVDLQVSAWRKLCEDAQTADQSYQRALSARAQTQTLHDALARDLAALPILARLQREDAALSTLPDPAPLPAEWLTNLPGWQREHTSLAALIPQAQAALADAEHALDGLDPDTAALRHAPDLDRLQARFGVIDQQQDDLPKRLSQRDNLQARIAQVIADLGLDGEQDAAPLAAPVRDALSALIEQDSDLSRRAQTASQELAQAKEALQELSGNDAVALPDDDQLQAQQHLQTLLPELRAKDPLRAHADAKAAWDSARVTCAHAFAALWPWQGTPDALRNIDLPAPDALRALGARIADAEGNVRAAEGEIRRLQTLVARAQGALGECTSPTQDMLDAARDLRDRLWAAHLHKMTEATAREFATAMAAHDAQTRQMIDAARMAERLEQLRTHQAELAQALDHKAQADAALAGLLEQVAALWARVLAQDSTARSVTDLLAWQDQRSKALQDAQAQAQARLHLDDCTARLAQAHDSLSHAIHAMGESPASETDFTMLLAQAEGLNANAARLSARRAALSRAQAELKRRQNALDQVQADRADWQTRWTAQLAQTWIAQTAPVPQVRAILKALDTLAPLRSELRDLTHRIDAIRKDERAFCDQLATLAQDMDMPPHPDPRVLWPQLRDRLRRAQDMAEHRQRLRQARDTARADLDALMRRARALDDATQALRAQFDTASLDLIAEQMAAIRQANDAAARVADTRHELQRHLHSDDLSAEITRLQGLDPQAMTVERDTLAATLKAQDQAQREAYAQLAAAQTELDSVGLDDAAARLDEERQTLILQITDEARDYLARQAGILAVEQALRRYRDTHRSTMMDRAGHAFSALTCGRYKGLSTRPDGARELLIARDARGAAKPVDTLSKGTSFQLYLALRIAGYLELAGSRPMVPFIADDIMESFDDERSAATFRLLGDMAHKGQVIYLTHHAHLCDIAKRACPDAQIHDMRNLLG
- a CDS encoding DUF1501 domain-containing protein, with the translated sequence MADRMNRRQLLTRALALGCTAAASPMLTPVSFAAIPGERRLVVIVLRGAMDGLDVFRPLGDPHLAALRPHLARENTPLPLDNFFALHPALSGLMPLWHAGEMGFVPATSTLYRDQRSHFDGQDHLEAGTAGVLPSALRRDGWLNRLVAQLPGAQARTAFAVGRERMLILEGQAAITQWSPGTDLDLSPQNRLLLSYLFDNDPLFAQAGQIALEMTTPGADDDEDDMPAGGDAAGLGRYIAQQLLAESRIASFSLTGWDTHRDQHRALLPALGRLQDAILALRDGLGDAWGETTVMAMTEFGRTARENGARGTDHGTGGALLLAGGALRGQRAIGGWPGLGDQDLYAGRDLMPLSDIRAYPAWAMHELFGLPVSAIERHVFAGLDMGDNPRLFL
- a CDS encoding DUF1800 family protein — its product is MVSVPTMAAIRFGAGLSPNIPAPVDADALYASLSAEARPSFPPQPWAARLNLLQKRATLLRASREATAAPADRAAFEGAHQALRDASFSDLRHAIAELAYAGTGFHERLTRFWANHFATKGMGGTLLRTRSAYIHDAIRPHVTGRFSEMLRAAVLHPVMLVYLDQFRSVGPNSAVGRRQGRGVNENLARELLELHTLGTSSTYTQADVSKFALLLTGVTINPQNEFLFDSRIAEPGIIEVLGQRYGARLTRLDHITQALDDLARHPDTATHIARKLARHFVADTPDPRLVAHVAAAFSQSGGDLMVTCRALLEHPAAWENPMAKTRAPVELMAAAIRALNIPRDGFLALPSRRTRLELAEPLQQMGEEFESVPSPAGHDDGAAYWVTPQALAARIGWVTALVQRWPDGPDPRAFVDVALGDAASDALRRAARGAETRAQGIGLILASPGFNRR
- a CDS encoding acetyl-CoA carboxylase carboxyltransferase subunit alpha translates to MNYLEFEKPLAEIEGKATELRSMAAANPETDVAKEAAALDQKARKLLVDLYKNLSPWRKCQVARHPDRPHCKEYVDTLFDEFTSLAGDRGFAEDEAVIGGLARLKGRAVVVIGQEKGHDTQSRLRRNFGMARPEGYRKAMRLMDIADRFGLPVVTLVDTPGAYPGKGAEERGQAEAIARCTQKCLNLGVPLVSVIIGEGGSGGAVAFATANRIAMLEHSVYSVISPEGCASILWKDAEKMREAAEALRLTAQDLKKLDVIDRIIPEPLGGAQRDRDAMIKGVGSALNAMLDELASKDAATLKQERRQKFLNMGAKGLSA
- a CDS encoding ABC transporter ATP-binding protein: MAKQQKTSKRQFQRRNDYEIAAWLWRTFVHPRLWFIGLAVLFMVVEALMLGAFSYLIRPMFDDVMIAGDRSSLYLVAMGMAAVFFGRGMSRFIHKVIMIKQSEWAVAEVQTILMSHLLRLDMSFYKRNPPGILIERVRGDSGPVGNLFKGMITGVGRDGAAVIVLFGVALWTDWLWTLVALGAIPVLVLPLLWLQRLIRRRSSESRKAAAETSNRLNEAFHGVSTVQLSGTEDRELSRFSIVMRDYRRKASRAAIGHAAVPTLMDFGAAIGFALVLIYGGMQIIEGTRTVGQFMSFFTALGLLFDPMRRFSALSAAWQSMLASLERTYELLQVRPKVTNPPAPRTPLPPREQASVTLQNVEFAYDDEPVLRGLSFTAEAGKTTAIVGPSGAGKSTVFVMLARLADVASGQVLLGGQDIRKMDLVELRAYFAVVSQDTALFNDTIRDNVTMGAEGVSEEALGKALNAAHVDDFLPLLPNGAESLAGPRGSSLSGGQRQRVAIARALLRDAPVLLLDEATSALDAKSEAFIQDALTKLAAGRTTIVIAHRLSTIRNADKIVVMDSGRVIEQGSHEELLALGEAYARLYALQFGEQEED